One Melitaea cinxia chromosome 17, ilMelCinx1.1, whole genome shotgun sequence genomic region harbors:
- the LOC123661331 gene encoding delta(24)-sterol reductase-like — protein sequence MIPTKLKNRLIQWLEDHREFVVCAFCLPASFLFALFLRLRAYVRKLNSDPERHDSAVRKIQSAVQKWNKIPTKNRRLLCTSRPNWLSLSTTFFQKHLHHKVAIPLYDILELDEKAMTVRVEPMVTIGDITEYLIPRGYSLAVTIELTDATLGGLAFGTGMSTHSHKAGLYHETITSYEVVLGDGSLVTATAENEHSDLYRALPWSHGSLGFLVALTLKIVKIKPYIKINYIPVEDQKKYCDMLRDLSGANEATPSYHPDYIEGTIFSKDKAVIMTGDYSDYDRNITVNHCSRWYKPWFYKHVESFLEKGEGVELIPLRDYLLRHNRPIFWVVEDMISFGNNPLFRFFFGWLLPPKPAFLKFTTTPGVRAYTFTKQVFQDIVLPIQELEKQIAIASKLFEKFPLLVYPCKIIDHGSLSGQLGRPQNKYLVPKTNYAMYNDLGVYGVPGKVKDKKPYNPVNAMRDMEKFTRDVGGYSFLYADIFMTRNEFEDMFDLTLYEFVRKKYNAEGAFPHLYDKVKPEIDVFSVGEENAIKS from the exons ATGATTCCGACGAAACTAAAGAATCGTCTAATACAATGGTTGGAAGATCATCGCGAGTTTGTAGTGTGTGCGTTCTGTCTGCCCGCCAGCTTTTTGTTCGCCTTGTTTCTACGTCTCAGAGCGTACGTGCGGAAACTTAACAGCGATCCGGAGAGACATGACAGCGCCGTGAGGAAGATTCAATCAGCA GTCCAAAAATGGAACaaaattccaacaaaaaatcGCCGACTCTTATGCACATCTCGACCCAACTGGCTGTCGCTTTCTACCACTTTCTTCCAAAAGCACTTACACCATAAAGTTGCCATACCGCTCTATGATATTTTAGAACTTGATGAGAAAGCGATGACGGTCAGAGTTGAACCCATGGTGACGATAGGAGACATCACCGAGTACTTGATACCAAGAGGGTACTCGCTGGCTGTTACTATTGAACTAACTGATGCCACTTTGGGAG GTCTCGCTTTCGGAACGGGCATGTCAACCCACTCTCACAAAGCAGGTCTCTACCACGAAACGATAACAAGCTACGAGGTAGTTCTAGGCGACGGGTCCTTAGTAACCGCAACAGCGGAAAACGAACACTCAGACCTCTATAGAGCCCTGCCCTGGTCGCACGGTAGTTTGGGCTTCCTCGTCGCTTTGACTTTGAAAATTGTCAAAATTAAACcttacatcaaaataaattacatccCAGTCGAGGACCAAAAGAAATATTGTGACATGTTACGAGATCTGTCGGGAGCCAATGAGGCTACTCCGAGCTACCACCCCGACTATATAGAGGGTACCATATTCAGCAAAGACAAGGCAGTTATCATGACAGGAGATTATTCTGATTACGATAGAAATATCACAGTAAACCATTGTTCGAGATGGTATAAGCCATGGTTTTACAAACATGTCGAATCTTTCCTCGAAAAGGGCGAAGGCGTTGAACTTATCCCATTGAGGGACTATCTGCTACGCCATAACAGACCTATTTTTTGGGTCGTTGAAGATATGATATCTTTCGGAAATAATCCACTGTTCCGATTCTTTTTCGGGTGGTTATTACCTCCTAAGCCCGCTTTCTTAAAATTCACCACAACGCCAGGCGTTCGAGCTTACACTTTCACGAAGCAAGTGTTCCAAGACATCGTACTACCGATACAGGAATTGGAAAAGCAAATCGCCATCGCTAGCAAACTGTTCGAGAAGTTTCCATTACTGGTATATCCGTGTAAAATCATCGATCACGGTTCATTGTCCGGTCAGTTAGGGCGGCCCCAGAACAAATACTTGGTACCGAAGACAAATTACGCAATGTACAACGATTTGGGCGTTTACGGCGTCCCGGGAAAAGTTAAGGACAAGAAACCCTATAACCCTGTGAATGCAATGCGGGATATGGAAAAGTTTACTCGCGATGTTGGAGGTTACTCGTTTTTGTACGCGGACATATTTATGACGAGAAATGAATTTGAAGATATGTTCGATTTAACGCTTTACGAGTTCGTCAGGAAGAAGTATAATGCGGAAGGCGCGTTCCCACACCTTTATGATAAGGTTAAGCCCGAAATCGACGTATTTTCGGTCGGCGAAGAGAACGCTATAAAGAGCtaa